The segment GAGGGCGGCTGGCTCGGGTGGTCGGGCGGGTCGGGGGTGCTCGGGTCGGCAAGTGCTCGGGTTCTTTAAAACCTCCGAAGCCGTACAGAGTGCGTCCCTGCCTCTTGAGGGGGCCGTAGACCACGGTCCATGGCGGGTGACGTCTTCTCTGGCGTGTTCGGGTAAGGTGGAGGCGTCACGGATCACGTTCTCCAGGAAGACCTTGAGCCACACACGCGGGTCTCCTCTTAGATGAGAACCGAGATCCTGGCTTGGACGCGCCGCGGGAGCCAGGCGGCGGATGGCGGGTTTGGTGATCCCTGGATGTTATCAGGAGACTTTCCGGTGGCGCTTGGCGCTCCTTTACGAGTCATTTGGCCTCCTTTCCCGCACCGCTCATGGTGACAAAGTTCAGAGAATTGAGGGAcaagaaacaaagtgagaaagTGAAGGGAAGGCAGCTGAGGAGCGGAGActtaagacagtctgcggacgGAGTGAGGAATGTCAGTCAGCGCAGTCCGTCTTCCTTTCAAGCTCGCAGAGTTGAGCCCGGCTACTTCCGGTAGGAAAAcatccttcaaagtaaaagcacatcGCCGGACACAAACCCTGAAATCAGAACTAATTGTCCCTAATGAACAAAGATGGTAcgttgtgttttaattaattcagttcatGGCATCAAATTCACCCGGAAGATTGgtacttttattcatttatttattataagttGTGCTGGTTGATATTAAtaacaggaagccaatgaaaaacaaaaacctgtgtAAATATTTTAGTATAATTTGTTCTGTAGAACAAGATAAGAGGGAAACAGATGTTACACAGTGGTtatgactattattattattgagttgGAACAGGACAtgtaaaaactcaaaacttaaacagtttattttaaaacacaaagattcataaatgtaaataaatgtgattttcacaCTAAAAGTGCTCATAAGTTTTATGTACCTTCACACAAGCTAATGCTGTAAATGAattcattgtatttatttaaaagggacagtgcatattaataaacatttacaggttgatgtaaaaaaaaaaaggaaaaggacagaaaaaactcagcaaaagaaaacagacaagaaaaaaaaaaggtttacaaCAGGGACACATtactacaaacacacagggacattgCACATTAACGCGGAAttgtataaaaaaatgtaagtaCTAAAAGTTTCACAAAAGCCCATGATGTGATCGCATACTGATTACGGTGAGTTATGATCACAAATCTGATTAGATCGAAGCCACACCTTCAACTGGCCCTTGTTAATATACTGGGACTGTCTTATTGATGTGTAATTAATATAAGAGGTATACTTTATACATAGACTGCTCAAGTGAACCACCAGCAACAGTCTGTAATATGTGACAGTGTAAGGCCTGGATTTATGCATTTGTAACCAGGTTACTCTGAGCAGAGGGAATCTATgatgcatgtttacatgtgacAGACATGTTAGTGTGATAAAAACATGAGGTCACATGGAGCACTGAGATTTGATAGTGTTCTTAAACCAACAAACTTGCAGTGTACAACGCCATCATAACTTTCAATGTGTTGTAGTAAGATGAGCCACCAGATGTCACCATGTTAATATCCTATTTAAGTTATGTTGTTAACTCAGTTACATTAGTAATCAGAAATTGAGACTTGAGTGTTGATGTGTAGGAAGGCTTGAGCTCTGAGAAGAGGTGGGTGGCTCTTAAAAGAGCCTTTGTGCAGTGGGTTGAGGGTCGTGGTTTACTTGGCCTTGACGGCCTTCTCGGTCTTCTTGGGCAGCAGCACGGCCTGGATGTTGGGCAGCACGCCGCCCTGAGCGATGGTGACTCCGCCGAGCAGCTTGTTGAGCTCCTCGTCGTTGCGGACGGCGAGCTGCAGGTGACGGGGGATGATCCTGGTCTTCTTGTTGTCCCGGGCGGCGTTCCCGGCCAACTCGAGGATCTCAGCGGTGAGGTACTCGAGCACCGCCGCCAGATAGACCGGAGCGCCGGCACCGACACGCTGAGCGTAATGTCCCTTCCTCAACAACCTGTGGACACGACCGACGGGGAACTGCAGCCCGGCACGGGAGGAGCGAGTCTTGGCCTTAGACCTCACCTTTCCTCCGCCAACTTTACCGCGTCCAGACATGATTTAAGTTTCCAGTTGTTTCGGTTTCCAAAGAACTGAACGCTCTGACAGTGAGGCCGGCTTATATAGCTATTACCTGTGCGCTGATTGGTCGGTTAGAGCGGCAGAGCGATCGTCCAATCAGAAACGATCGCGTCAAGTCACTGCAGTAAGCGCGTGCCCACACAGTGTGAGGgacttacaaaataaaacgtttatcttttttgtttaacttataatgtgtgaaacatttagtgaaatgttaaaacagtatgacatcataaaaaaagaaaacaataataatttaataataacagttttattttgaatactttCATTACTTATGTTTAATTTGTGAAATGTCCTGAAAGTTcttgatttattaataaatgaataaaaacttcacagagatcatttgtattcattcataTATAAACTTGAATTGGAtttatgaatgtgaaaacaaaccttattattaataatatggAGTTATAACCagtgttgaatttattttatgtcGAGTTTGTCAAAGCCTTGAAAGTTATATTTGTCCATAACGTGAAGGTAAAGGACAGTTAAAATGAACTTTAACTCTGCATAAACACGTGTTAAAGGATTTAAAGTATATAGAATAAATCAATTACTTCAGTCCAACCCATTgcaacctgtttttaatgttgtattcttatAATATGATGAAcgtttatggttctttttgtttgtttttgttatttgctctctacttttatttattgtaaggtgtccttgggtgacagaaaggcgcctgtgaaataaaatgtattattattattattatcatcaatTTTCCCCGTAGTTTTGGGACTTAGACGTTGTTGGAACAGTACACGTGTTACGCCTCGTGTTGTTCCAAACTCACAGAATGAAGCTTCAATCTAATCAAGGTGTTCTTATGTGCATGTTTTACATTTGCCTTCAATAAAGGAGCCTTTACAACCTGGATTCATCTTGTTGATTGTGATTATTCATGTTCAGTCATTGAATATAGTCTGCACCACCTCACCCTGAGCACTCCTCAGTCTGACACAAATATAATATCATTGTCTATTATATTGTTAAATACAGTCTGAACATAACAAATTCTCATTTCGAAGCTTTCAGACTTTGTCTGTGATCATTTGCTAGTTTAAGTGGCAACACTACATTTGGAAACATCAGAACTTTTATCAGAACTTTATCCATTAAAACATTCTGAGTAACCCCTGATGACTGTTCATGTATTCTTATTGTTCAAAGTGAATCTAAATTCATCGTTGCACATTTACCATTCACCATAAGATCTCTGGAATTGGCCTCAGTCCACGTGGGTCGGGTACTGGGTTCATCTGGGTTCATCCCACTCTGCAGACCACGACCCATCACAGTACGTGAGCTGTCACAACATCGAGAAGCTGTCAAAGCATttcaacaaactgaataaagtTTTTCAACTGACATTCACACAGTGTTCTCAGGAAGTTTGCTCTCAGGCTCAGGTGTGTGGCTCTTAAAAGAGCCTTTTGGTGGGTACAGGTGCAGCAGGTTCACTTCTTGGCTGGTTTCTTGGTCACAGCCTTCTTGGCTTTGGGTTTGGTGGTCTTGGCTTTCACGGCCTTCTTTGCACTTTTcttgggggcagcagcagcagccttctTGGGGGCAGCAGCCTTCTTGGCCGGGCTCTTTGTCACCTTCTTGACGGACTGCTTCTTCTTTGGTGTAGCAGCTTTGGTCTTGGGTGTGGTCTTGACTTTGGGCTTCTTGACGGTGGCCTTCTTGGCTGGTGACTTGGTGGCTTTGACGGCGGATTTCTTGGCTGCCTTCTTGATCTTCTCCACCTTGGCAGCCTTGAAGG is part of the Larimichthys crocea isolate SSNF chromosome XX, L_crocea_2.0, whole genome shotgun sequence genome and harbors:
- the LOC113744065 gene encoding histone H1-like gives rise to the protein MAEVAPAAPAAAPVAPAKAPKKKSTKPSKKTGPSTRDLILKAVSASQDRKGMSYVGLRKALAAGGYDVERKGVHVRRSVKSLLTAGQLVQTSGSGVSGSFKAAKVEKIKKAAKKSAVKATKSPAKKATVKKPKVKTTPKTKAATPKKKQSVKKVTKSPAKKAAAPKKAAAAAPKKSAKKAVKAKTTKPKAKKAVTKKPAKK
- the LOC104939690 gene encoding histone H2A, whose amino-acid sequence is MSGRGKVGGGKVRSKAKTRSSRAGLQFPVGRVHRLLRKGHYAQRVGAGAPVYLAAVLEYLTAEILELAGNAARDNKKTRIIPRHLQLAVRNDEELNKLLGGVTIAQGGVLPNIQAVLLPKKTEKAVKAK